In Quercus robur chromosome 11, dhQueRobu3.1, whole genome shotgun sequence, the sequence ccccccccccaccccccccccccccccccccccccccccaaaaaaaaatcataatagtatatatattctgaattttttaacattaaagTCCAAGATAATACTCTTGGCCTCCCCTATCCCCAAAAGTTTACAAATTGACCCTTagaacccaaccaaaaaaaataagccCATCACTTTGGTTGATGGCCTTTCCATAGGAAAGTAATAACAATATccccaaaataaataacaaatccTTGAACTGCgagatataaaaaagaaaacccctTTGACATCCCATTTTATGTTGTTCTTAAGGAATGAGGAGGCAACTCAAAGAAATTTACCAGACACTGTAATATCTGTAAAGTCACTCACTTTACTCTGCTTAGAATAATGTTTAGTTGAGAGAGATGAATGAACAATATCcccaaaacaaataacaaatccTTGAACTACgagatataaaaaagaaaacccctTGACATCCCATTTTATGTTGTTCTTAAGGAATGAGGAGGCAACTCAAAGAAATTTACCAGACACTGTAATATCTGTAAAGTCACTCACTTTACTCTGCTTAGAATAATGTTTAGTTGAGAGAGATGAATGAACAATATCcccaaaacaaataacaaatccTTGAACTACgagatataaaaaagaaaacccctTGACATCCCATTTTATGTTGTTCTTAAGGAATGAGGAGGCAACTCAAAGAAATTTACCAGACACTGTAATATCTGTAAAGTCACTCACTTTACTCTGCTTAGAATAATGTTTAGTTGAGAGAGATGAATGATTTGTACTTAGACTACTCTCATTCACTCTTCGCTCATTTTTGTGTGTGGCCATAAGCTATTGAGTGGGTAACTAAGAGGACTACGTGTGtggctattaatttttaagGGAACACAACTATTTGACTTGCTAAGTTAGTGGGCTACATGTGTGGCtattaaattttaaggaaataCTTCTAATATTTAACTAGTTAAATTGGTTtaaattgaaagttgaaacgtttgaggttttttttcttcttcttcttcttcttcttcttcttttttttttttttttttttttttggagaaagtctTAGAGGTTTTGTGAATAAACTAgtgttaatatatttaaattgaatAGTTATGGAAATAAATTActagtattttttattaaaaaaattggtaattACAATGAGAAGGAAAATTTAAATCTTAGATGTCTTGAAAACATTATAAGGTGCCAACTAATTGAGATACAAAACTGATATTGGCAATATATTAGTATTAATATCCTTGAGTAGTGTGTATGGccattgatattattatttgtaaaatttttaattggtGAAAAAtactatatctaagttttgtattcaatatatatttagAGTGAGCTACAAATTTTAGTAgataaatttgataaattgaTATGTCATACTTcacaaaaaatgtaattaacATTTGTTTATCATGTGTTGAAGTGAACCTAATCACATGCATTAATCCAtgagtttgtaaatttttttagtacGCAGGCTAAGAATTTTTCTATACATCtatgaatgtgtgtgtgtgtatatatatatatatgggcttttcttattttctttttgttaatttacatattctttttaattctgAATCAGTAGAGCTATAAGGTTTGAAATTGATGAAAcatctaaaaattaattgaataaataacAAAAGGAACTATTGGAAACATTAATTTCTATAAAATAGTCTCATTTAGTTATAAGTGAAGAAATTTTTCAGTGTAAGTTTTGCCCCCCTAAGTGTAAAGTCTGGCTCCATCCCTATTTATAATATGGCTAAAACTTGTAGCATATAACTGAAATTCGTTGTTGTAGCTGTAAGCTTGTAATAGTTGTATTATCATTTATCTATTCTTCCTTCattattttgctatattttAAACACATGGTGATGGTGAGTTGATCCATTATTTTAATGGGAAGTTGAACATAATATAAGTAGTAGTTTGAATgctcaaaaatgtgttaaaacacaagaactGTTTAGacccttaaattaaaaaaaaaaaaaaatggctagattacttttactctaacttatctaagtgcggaaacaagagtaaatgaagcacAAACAACCGATACTattctagtgcataaacatgaacaataaacaataaaattaaagcacaagagtaagggaagagataatgcaaacacaagataacacgtcgatgtgttatcgaagaggaaaccgaagtattTAGCGTAAAATCTCTCTGCCGCCCTCTAAGTGGTAATCGATCTactagacaattagttgggatacatgggttagcaagagaccctcaaATCCTAATCTATtcgatgcacctaagccctccaagctcctacttcAACAAGGCTTTCTTGGATCTGTGTCTTGTTTAGCTCttcggatcccgcaatacgcccgattgcatccgccaaagctaggattcttccaatgcttcccaacagcaccaaaatctcactgaacactctgaaagggtgtggtaaatgtttgggctatcaaccacttgttatggaaatggagaggtaggagttaagAAAAATCCACTAGCAAATGTGTAGAGAATcatgggtataacaatctctaactttcaaggtttgtggctagaattttctctctaaagcactcctcaacatttgtGGATAATGTAGATATAAATAGTGTAGGtatagaaagtgtgtatcagaaatGACAGTCTGGCAAAATAGAATGTTTAGCTgatgtctcgcgggaaggctttacccgcgagatactcgcaAAAACTAGCTATCTCCAACCTGTtctaactcttcgcattctagtcatgtgcaaGACACATGTATCACTTCATCTTGtcctaactcttcgcattccagtcatgtgcagggcacatgcatcacttcgcgggatgcttacTCGCGAGCTATCGCGAAAACACTTCAATCTTCaatgccttgagtcttcacactctctctctcacacacaaccctcacaaataaatcccacatgaAATATAGGGTAtaaaagattgaacataattacaatcaaatttggcacggaataaaagtcaacaaaacacataattgtagattacaactttacataGTCTAATTAGAAATCATCCTCCCTTGAATCCTAATTGCACTCTCGGACAAAACTTTCAAAGTTCCATCATTCAATTAGGTTGCTATGCTTTACTCAAAACTCACAAGTGTCAGCTATATATTGTCGGCTCATTGGTTTATCTTCCTGCTCAATAGTCACACAACTCGCATGAAAATTATTCCTTTTGTCTCGGACGGATCGCAAAGTCGGATATCTTTTTTATCAGGCttgcatttcaaaattttattcctaaaactatttttaaacaatttttttttatcgtaCTTTTCACGGAAACCTAGTTATATTCGAAGTTGAAAACTTTGACGTTTTtgggacaaagtttagttaataaattggttatagcctaatgttataacattactcaatattattaacattactatatacttcgaaaatctaatcgttggattgcatgttttttatactcttaatacatatgtcaaattttgtgataatcgaatattatttactatatgatcaataagattatattttatacataattttaaaccataaaaacttacaatttaaacaatatattcatagctattaatttttaattttttagaaattttgcaagcatagaggatataagaaaaaaaatgtaatataatagtagatttgttaaaattcacctccaataaaaaaatattgagtaaagttgtaaacTTAGGctataatcaattttgtagttaaactttgttctattttttttgtcattatattaatatattttttaattaaaattaaattttataaagattTATAATAGAATCTCTTACCataacatattttaaattgtagaataaataattttatatacaataataCAATCATAGTAATATTAATAACTACTATAATTAacaattctatattattttttaaaaaataaatagagaataTGATGTTTTGTTGAACTTTTTGAGCACCACAAAGGTTATTGACTAgtttaaaacataaatataaggTAAAATTGTATCATTTTAGTATTTCACATAAAATTTTCTagtggcatatatatatatatatatatatgacaagaTTACTATAACGGGTCTATATCATAGTTCTCAGAACCGAACCAAACCGGGAGGTCAGACCGTGAAAACCGAGAACCGAaatgaaaacaagttttttaagcataaagtaCCGAGCATATGTGGCAATTCTGTGAACCCCTAAAActggggttggaccgcacgaacCGGTGGCAagaaccgtgcggtccaaccccttagtaattatttatttatttattttttcttttataaaaacaacttaacacaattttattctacttaattaaattatccatctcttacaaggaataaaaaaaattataataaaatccttcaaaaatattcaactttacttcaaaaattaatcataaattttaatgttttcatggttattattttattttattagctttcttatttaattattaaatatatgcttgaaaatcattaaatttctctcacatatatagatatattagtcaattttacttgttttataaatttaatatctatatttaggctttaattaattattaaattaattatgacggcATCACGGTTCGATCCCGGTTTGACCTTGGTTCGacttcaaaaaccttgaacctctcccttttacgatTCAATGAACGGTctgggtctgaaaaccttggtcTATATGTGTAAAAATTCAGTTAAAATATGACAAACGGGTCAAGATGGGGTATTCAATTTTGAACAACTCGAATATGGGTTAAATGACAATAGGTTAATTAGAGGTCGGATTAAAATGAGATATTAATGTTATCACTTTTACCTTTAAGTTATTTTCACCAGTTGGGTCAACTCCAATGGCAAGTCCAGAAATGTTCTTTAGGGGAATTATTaggaaatttaaattaaaaaaatttaatagaaaaagaatttgaatatatccattcataaaaataaaaataaaaagaaaatatatgaaattttacaatttccctctatgattttttatattttaaaattgttacaTGATGGTTCATTATaagtttttattatctattgtcAATGTGGCTAGGtgtaactattttattttttaagtttgtataaaatttatttatttttatgcagttgtcattatttttataaaattatttttaactaaatgaCAAAATGCAACCCACTGGcactatattatttattaaccCATACATCCATATCCATCCATACATAAATATTACACCAAGTATCTATTTAACCAATCAAATATATGAACAATTgctaattttactttttttttctttaattattaaataaataatatactaagtgtctaattgttgtttagttttagGTTGTACTAATCTGTGATTAGAGCGTGCAAGATTTTAACCAATgtttgcaaaaatatttttaagcataaaataaattaataaaaaaatattttttatatataattttttttggaacccCTGAACAACAAGTGTTGCCACCCTTGGTCGACTTGGTGATTCTTTACTAGTTGGATCGACTTGGTgatgaaaaatgaattttttttttttccacatataAATCTTAATAAGAAACTataatatattacttttttctGTTTCGTTCcatacaaacaaaaaacaaagaaacaaattaatcgctccaaactaaaattttgataatacaTAAATCTTAATGATTATACTATTATAGTTcgataattaatattaattgtaccagtttaataaattcataaaattaaaagagagaaacTGAATATGAAAGTCCAAAGATTAGCTTTAGGTATATTAAAACTTGGAAATAAAGTAAGATCACTTATAACCAAGATTTAGGATCTGAAAAAAGTGGAttccaattaactcaattaataaAGTTTATGTAAGTTGAATAAGAGCTTTAAGTTCAACCCATGCTTACACAAAAAACGGATTACTGTcttagtgtttttattttgttttgttttgttatttatttatttatttatttatttttttgatgttttagagaatactaaatattttaacataCATACCGGGAGAGATGAGAGAATgttttaaagaaactaacaGTATTATCTttgtctaatgataaagaactattattAAGAGTAGACGcgataaattgaaatttttattttattttttgaatccgaaaatttatatatatatatatatatatatatttatatacatccGACAGAGGCCGGCAATTATTTGTGTTCAATTTGTGGTTCCACTGCACATGTCATATTTATATACATCCGACAGAGGCAGGCAATTATTTGTGTTCATTGCATTTGTGGTCCCCACTGCACATGTCGACGACTGATTGAAAAACCCAATCCAGCGCGTGTTTGGTACTGAACTTGAAGAAGGTCCGCTTTGCACTGTCCATTTTTGCTTCTAATGGAGtcaacaatgaagaaaccccaCGCCATTTGTATTCCTCTTCCAGCTCAAGGCCACATAAACCCTATGCTAAAACTTGCCAAACTTCTTCATTCCAAAGGCTTTCATATCACCTTTGTCCACACAGAGTTCAACTACAATCGCTTACTGAAGTCTAGAGGTCAAGACTCTGTCAAAGGCTTAGATGATTTCAGGTTTGAAACAATCTCAGATGGCTTGCCTTCAACAAACCAGCGAGGAATACTTGACCTCCCAGCTTTATGCACAACCATGCCTGTTGATGGGTTGTGTTCACTCCATGACCTTATCACAAAACTCAATAATGCTTCATCAGATGTGCCTCCAGTTTCTTGCATAGTTTCTGATGGGGTTATGGGCTTTACCTTAAAGGCTGCCCAGGAATTTGGCATTCCGGAGGTGATGCTCTTCACTCCTAGTGGTTGTGGTATGTTGGGTTATCTTCACTATGAAGACCTTAAAGAAAGAGGCTATTTTCCATTGAAAGGTATATCTCCAACTATGGTATTATTAACAGgctaatattttttgttgtccTATTTATTTGTTGCTTCCCAATCAGTATTAAGCATATATGATTCagtattaactaaaaaaaaaaagaggcacaTGGTAAGATATACGGGTTGGTCTGatgattcaaattttttttttctttttttgggtaacaagcccctttttttgtttttttcatttgggATAAGGCTTGTTTATCTGTGtaatttgttttctctcttaataaaattttcggtttattaaaaagaatatatatacttatactGTACTTCAATTTATGAGAAAGTGGACCATtcctattatttctttaaagatttatatttttgttgcaaGTTCTTCAATCGTTTATAAGATTTagaggaaataatttttaaatttatttgtaaatgATAAAAGTAAATTTAGAAGTTTAGTATACAATATATAACTAAAACTAACCCACCCACTTCGCCGATTTTAAACTATCCAATTTTTTAACTGACCTGCCATTTTTGTAATATGGTGAGTTGGCCTTAAAATGTGTTTAAAGTGAAACCCATTGGGAAAAGGAAAGTCAAAAACTAGTAttgtcctatatatataatataattgcaGTGGGTTTGCATGTCGGTGGGAAAAGCATTCTATATCATAAACTCCCCCATTGGGTCCGCCTAGGGATGGCCAAAACCCCTACCTGAAACTTCCACGTATTATTTGAGATGTCATGGGTAAAGAGAATTCGGTTGGATTTGGgaaataaattgattttttcgGGTCGGAGCTAGGGATGTCTTCTTGTAATACTTACTAATGCAGTTGAAATAAGAAGTTTATACACAGAAAATGGTTAAGTGCTTGAATAATTCTGAACTTctaggttaaaaaataaaataagataaaacatATTTCTTATAGTAcataaagaaaaagttaaataacatcaatatttttttatttttttattttacacattttgttATTCACTTATTCAGTTATTTGTCTAAATCTTGTACGTAGATGAGGGCTGCTTGAGTAACGAATATCTTGATACTGCCATTGATTGGATACCAGAAATGAGAGGGATTCGATTGAAAGATCTTCCAACATTTCTTCGGTCCACCGATGAGAACGACATAATGTTCAATTACAACTTAGAATCAGTGAATAATGCTGTGAAAGCTAGGGCTATTATCCTGAATACGTTTGATGATTTGGAAGAAGAGGTTTTAGAAGCCATCAAAATTAAGTATCCCAA encodes:
- the LOC126705847 gene encoding 7-deoxyloganetin glucosyltransferase-like isoform X3, which produces MESTMKKPHAICIPLPAQGHINPMLKLAKLLHSKGFHITFVHTEFNYNRLLKSRGQDSVKGLDDFRFETISDGLPSTNQRGILDLPALCTTMPVDGLCSLHDLITKLNNASSDVPPVSCIVSDGVMGFTLKAAQEFGIPEVMLFTPSGCGMLGYLHYEDLKERGYFPLKDEGCLSNEYLDTAIDWIPEMRGIRLKDLPTFLRSTDENDIMFNYNLESVNNAVKARAIILNTFDDLEEEVLEAIKIKYPNLYTIGPLSMLNQQLQETKLETVESNLWKEDNDCLSWLDKREPNSVVYVNFGSLIIMTSDQLSEFAWGLANSMYSFLWVIRSNLVDGGVEIISKEFMEETKERGFLSDWCPQERVLSHHSIGGFLTHCGWNSTLESICGGVPLICWPFFADQQTNCFYACNKWGIGMEIDTDVKREKVEGLVRELMEGEKGMEIRKKVMEWKKRAQAVTKSGGSSYTNFDSLVRKLKELTDFDFDKVI